A region of Dermochelys coriacea isolate rDerCor1 chromosome 1, rDerCor1.pri.v4, whole genome shotgun sequence DNA encodes the following proteins:
- the AAMDC gene encoding mth938 domain-containing protein isoform X1 — MGRDLFNLTMSSPEIASLSWGQMMVKGCSSTYKDCKVWPGGSRTWDWRETGTNHSPGVQPADLEEVVKKGVKTLVIGRGMNEALQVPASTVDYLKKNGIDVLVLQTEKAVKAYNALVAQGEKVGGVFHSTC; from the exons ACCTTTTCAATTTGACGATGTCGTCTCCTGAAATCGCTTCCCTTTCATGGGGTCAGATGATGGTGAAAGGTTGTTCTTCAACTTATAAGGATTGCAAAGTGTGGCCAGGTGGGAGCCGAACCTGGGATTGGAGAGAAACGGGGACAAAT CATTCTCCAGGTGTGCAGCCAGCTGATCTTGAAGAAGTTGTCAAGAAGGGAGTTAAAACTTTAGTGATCGGTCGTGGCATGAACGAGGCCTTGCAG GTACCAGCATCTACAGTGGACTATCTCAAGAAAAATGGGATTGATGTGCTAGTCCTGCAGACAGAGAAGGCTGTGAAGGCGTACAATGCACTGGTTGCTCAAGGTGAAAAAGTGGGAGGTGTCTTTCATTCAACGTGCTAA
- the AAMDC gene encoding mth938 domain-containing protein isoform X2, whose translation MSSPEIASLSWGQMMVKGCSSTYKDCKVWPGGSRTWDWRETGTNHSPGVQPADLEEVVKKGVKTLVIGRGMNEALQVPASTVDYLKKNGIDVLVLQTEKAVKAYNALVAQGEKVGGVFHSTC comes from the exons ATGTCGTCTCCTGAAATCGCTTCCCTTTCATGGGGTCAGATGATGGTGAAAGGTTGTTCTTCAACTTATAAGGATTGCAAAGTGTGGCCAGGTGGGAGCCGAACCTGGGATTGGAGAGAAACGGGGACAAAT CATTCTCCAGGTGTGCAGCCAGCTGATCTTGAAGAAGTTGTCAAGAAGGGAGTTAAAACTTTAGTGATCGGTCGTGGCATGAACGAGGCCTTGCAG GTACCAGCATCTACAGTGGACTATCTCAAGAAAAATGGGATTGATGTGCTAGTCCTGCAGACAGAGAAGGCTGTGAAGGCGTACAATGCACTGGTTGCTCAAGGTGAAAAAGTGGGAGGTGTCTTTCATTCAACGTGCTAA